One part of the Tachysurus fulvidraco isolate hzauxx_2018 chromosome 23, HZAU_PFXX_2.0, whole genome shotgun sequence genome encodes these proteins:
- the ctnnbl1 gene encoding beta-catenin-like protein 1: MDVGELLNYQPERGGKRTREEGGSEETRAKKMSREPPRPAAPIPEPEPDDPENRERILEKLMDQDEVDPEGEPVDESMVKKMILTFEKRSYKNQELRIKFPDNAEKFMESELDLNDIIQEMHVITTIPELYHLLVELNAVPSLLGLLSHENTDIAIAVVDLLQELTDVDTLNESDEGAEVLVDALLEGQVVALMVQNMERLDETVKEEADGVHNTLAVVENMTEFKPGLCTEAAQQGLMQWLLKRIKAKMPFDANKLYCSEILAILLQNNDSTRELLGEMDGIDVLLQQLSVFKRHNPTTPEEQEMMENLFDALCSCLMLPANRDRFLKGEGLQLMNLMLREKKLSRTSALKVLDHSMIGPEGADNCHKFVDILGLRTIFPLLMKTPKKMRKAGVSDKEHEEHVCSILASMLRNLKGQQRSRLLSKFTENDCEKVDRLMELHFKYLEAVQLADRRIDGEKHDMVLRGEILDDSMEDEFYLRRLDAGLFVLQLICYIMVEICSAGVPQLQQRIHQILNLRGGSVKMVRHIMREYAESIGDGKNEEYRLSEQKRIMELLEDF, encoded by the exons ATGGATGTCGGTGAGCTGCTGAATTATCAG CCCGAGAGAGGAGGTAAGAGGACGAGGGAGGAAGGCGGCTCTGAGGAGACTCGGGCGAAGAAGATGAGCAGGGAGCCTCCCAGACCTGCGGCGCCGATCCCAGAACCAGAGCCGGATGATCCGGAGAACAGAGAAAGGATCTTGGAGAAGCTGATGGACCAGGACGAGGTTGACCCTGAG GGCGAGCCGGTGGACGAGAGCATGGTGAAGAAGATGATCCTGACCTTCGAGAAGAGGTCATACAAAAACCAGGAGCTCAGGATTAAATTCCCAGACAATGCAGAGAA GTTCATGGAGTCTGAGCTGGATTTGAATGACATCATCCAGGAGATGCACGTGATCACCACCATCCCTGAGCTGTATCACCTTCTGGTGGAGCTGAATGCTGTGCCGTCTCTACTCGGCTTGCTGAGCCACGAAAACACAG ATATCGCCATCGCAGTGGTGGACCTGCTGCAGGAGCTCACAGACGTGGATACGCTCAATGAGAGCGACGAAGGAGCCGAGGTCCTCGTTGACGCCTTG CTGGAGGGCCAGGTGGTGGCGCTGATGGTGCAGAACATGGAGCGGCTGGACGAGACGGTGAAAGAAGAAGCAGACGGCGTTCACAACACGCTAG CCGTGGTGGAGAACATGACCGAGTTCAAACCAGGGCTGTGCACCGAAGCCGCTCAGCAGGGACTCATGCAGTGGCTCCTCAAGAGGATTAAG GCTAAGATGCCCTTCGATGCTAACAAGCTGTACTGCAGTGAGATCCTGGCAATCCTCCTCCAGAACAACGACA gcacCAGAGAGCTTTTAGGTGAGATGGACGGTATCGACGTGCTCCTGCAGCAGCTCTCA GTGTTTAAGAGGCACAACCCGACCACACCAGAGGAGCAGGAGATGATGGAGAACCTGTTCGACGCTCTCTGCTCCTGCCTCATGTTGCCAGCCAACCGTGACCGCTTCCTCAAGGGGGAGGGGCTTCAGCTGATGAACCTCATGCTCAg ggagAAGAAGTTGTCTCGCACAAGCGCCCTCAAGGTCCTGGACCACAGCATGATCGGCCCCGAAGGCGCCGATAACTGTCACAAGTTTGTCGACATCCTCGGACTTCGCACCATTTTCCCGCTGTTAATGAAGACGCCGAAGAAGATGAGGAAGGCTGGAGTGTCAGACAAGGAACATGAAG AGCATGTGTGCTCCATCCTGGCCTCCATGCTGAGGAACCTGAAGGGGCAGCAGAGGAGCCGCCTGCTCAGCAAGTTCACTGAGAACGACTGTGAgaag GTGGACAGACTGATGGAGCTACATTTTAAATACCTGGAGGCCGTTCAGCTCGCAGACAGGAGGATCGATGGAGAGAAACac gATATGGTGCTGCGGGGCGAGATCCTGGATGACTCCATGGAGGATGAGTTTTACCTGCGACGTTTAGACGCCGGTCTTTTCGTCCTACAGCTGATCTGTTACATCATGGTGGAGATCTGCAGTGCAGGAGTTCCTCAG CTGCAGCAGAGAATACATCAAATCCTGAACCTGAGGGGCGGCTCGGTTAAGATGGTGCGGCACATCATGAGAG